Below is a genomic region from Flammeovirgaceae bacterium SG7u.111.
AGTTTTCCGCTATGTAAAATAGCCTAAAGTGATAAATGAAAAATTGTAGTTCGCTCTATGAGCGGCTACTTTATATACGGCCAGTAAAGCTGGTTTAGCTATGTTGAAAGGCTGAGTTACAATCGTACTCAGCCTTTTTTTATAGATAATTGCTTATTTTAGTTTCAACGCTTCTTGTAACAAACGTTCTTTTTCGATAGGGACTACGCCCAAGTGCTCACATACCAACCCACCTCCTAAGTTGGCGATTCCCGCAACTTTATCTAGCGGCAGGCCTGCAGCTAAACATAGGGCAGCGATGCTGACGACCGTATCTCCAGCACCCGACACATCGGCTATTTCTCTTTTGTGAGCTGGAATATGATGCGTTTCATCAAAATTGGTAATGAATACACCATATTCGGAAAGGGTGATAAGTGCTGCTCCTATATCCATTTTAGTTTTCAGCTTTTTCACTGCGTCTCCAAGAGCTTCTATATCTCCAGACTCAAACTCGTGTTTGATCCCCTCTTTCAGTTCTTTGAGATTAGGCTTGAACAGAGAGCAGCCGGCATAGGACAAGAAATTCTTTTTCTTAGGATCAACCACTGTAGGCACTCCGTTAACTTTGGCTATTTTTATGATTCGAGCTATTGTTTCTTCATTGAGAAGTCCTTTGTCATAATCTTCAAAAATAATGACTCCAACTTCTTCAATTTTCTTCTGCACAAAAGCGATGATTTTTTCGGCAGTTTCCGAGCTAATACCCTTATCCGTTTCGGTATCGATGCGGAGGATGTGTTGCGAAGCAGAAATAATGCGATGTTTTACAGTGGTTATTCTATCCTTCTGCCTGATGATTCCTTCTTGGGAAATTCCTTTTTTCTCCAAAATCCCGCAAAACCCATCTCCTTCGGCATCGTCGCCTACTACGGCGCAGAGCAACGGCTCAGCTCCCAGCGCTTTCACATTGAGAGCTACATTTGCTGCTCCGCCAAGGCGAGTGTCCCGCCTAGTTACATGCACTATGGGCACTGGAGCTTCTGGTGAAATTCGATTGACTTTCCCCCACACATACGAATCGACCATTACATCGCCGATCACGAGTGCCTTGAGGTTGTTGAAATTTGAAAAAGTATTGTTTAAATCCATTGCAGCACTAGGCTTGTTTCTGTTTATTTATTTCGCTTGTTAAGCTAATTTGCCCACAGCCGTTTTTATTCTATCTATTGCCGCTACCAAATTCTCATCAGAAGCTGCAAAGGAAATTCGGATGCAGCTTGGTTCGCCAAATGACCCTCCATCCACTATGGAAACGTGGGCTACATTGAGCAAGAACATAGAGAAATCGTAGCTGTCATTAATGACATTTCCTTCGAAAGACTTGCCAAAAAAGTAGCTGATATCAGGAAAAAAATAAAATGCGCCTTTCGGTAAATTCGTTTTAAATCCTTCTATATCGTCCAACAGTCCTTTTACCAAATCCCTTCTTCGGAGGTAGGCATCTCGCATTTTTTTGGTAGGCTCTTGAGTGCCGGTAAGGGCTGCTATTCCAGCTTTTTGGGTGATGGTAGAAGTTCCTGAAGTGATCTGTCCTTGCATTTTGTTGCATGCTGCAGCCAACCAAGCAGGAGCAGCCATGTATCCCAATCTCCAGCCAGTCATCGCATAGCCTTTCGAAAGCCCGTTGATGAGTGCAGTTCGCTCTTTCATTCCCTCAAAAACAGCAATACTTTCATGTTTGCCACCAAAGGTGATGTATTCATAAATTTCGTCGGCAATAACAAAAAGATCTTCGTGTTTGAGCACCACTTCGGCAATGGCAGCAAGTTCTTCTTTTTCAAAAACAGTTCCCGTAGGGTTGCAAGGCGAAGAGAACATGATTGCCTTCGTTTTTGGGGTGATTGCCTGTTCCAGCTGCTCGGCTGTGACCTTGAAGTCATTTTCAATCGTCCCTTTTAGTATTACGGGCACTCCTTCGGCAAGCTTTACTTGCTCGATGTAAGTCACCCAGTAGGGAGTGAAAATGATAACCTCTTCGCCTTTTTTTACCAAGCTCAAAAGTACATTGGCAAGCGATTGTTTTGCCCCTGTAGAAACTACTATTTCGTTAGGTGCATAGTCAAGCTGGTTGTCTCTTTTAAGCTTTTCGCAAATGGCTTCCCTAAGGTCAGGAAAACCTGCAACAGGAGGGTACGAAGTGAAGCCGTCGTCCATGGCCTTTTTCGCTGCGTCTTTGATGTGGTCTGGTGTTTGGAAATCGGGCTCGCCTAAGTTCAGCTTTATTACATCTACCCCTTTGGCTTGAAGTTCACGTGCCTTAACAGCCATTGCGAGGGTGGCAGATTCTTCCATAGCTTGCAAGCGCTCCGATAAAATATCTTTTTTCATGGTGCTATATATTCTTTGTAAAAAAATAATCTCTTCTCTAAAAATTTCGCCAAAGTTAATCATTACCACTGACCTTCAAAAATCGAAATATCAGTGCTGTTTTTTGGTTAATGGCAAAATTGGAAATAGCAAGAAATGAGAGCGTAGAGGTGTGCGCATAGGTGATCTACCTATAAAAAGAATGATCGTTGGAAAATGATGGAGACGTGCTGTTTTGAGGAAATTGAAAGAAAATGCTGATTTCAATGGATGAAATAAACCCTTAGCACTGCTAACAAAATAACAATAAAGCTGTTTGGAGCATACTTAGCTAATACGGTAAAGGGGTGTCGGCTGATTTATGTTAATAACAAAGTAAAATATGATACTTTTGGATAATTACAGTCTTTATGTAATATTTCCGTTGATATCCTTTTTTTAAGGTCGAAAAAAACAAAAAGCGCCTTTTTACGACATAGGGCAATAGTAGTGAGTCGTTTCATTAAGTTATATTTACTTAGTAATCGTTAATTAAACATCGTTGATTAACTATAACTAACAACACTACTAAAATGAGTAAATTACTTACAACAAACTTCATATTAACACTACTTATTTCTGTCTTTATCCAGAGCAAAGCCTTGGCAGAAATAGCCGATGACCATTCTTCCCCCAAGGTAGAAAAGCTTAAGTTGACTTCCATGTGTTCTGCTGAGCCAAGTGAAACAAGGAGGTGGAGGATCAAAAACCCTAATGATTATGATATAAAAGTGGCATGGTGGGTATTTGGAACTTTGCAGTTCGATACGTTGAACATAGCTCCAGGTGAGACCTTTCTAGAGACCAATACAGTTTGGGGATTCAATACGTTGATCCTTCGCTGGAAAAATGGAGACAGGAAATGGGATCAGACGGTGAGTATTTCATGCGCTATTCAATGCGAGTCTGAAGACAATCAGATCTATATTTCTAACGATACCATTTCGGAAAAACAACCCATAGGCACGATGGTGGCTGAGCTGAGTATGGAATCGGGCAGCTTAGAGGAGTATTATTTCGAGCTAGAAGATACCGTATTAGATAATTCGTTTTTTACGCTTGATGGGAATGTGTTAAAGAGTAACTCCATTTTTGATGTTTTACAAAACCCTACTTTCAAAATCCAAGTAAAATCTACTAGGCTTTCCGATAGTGAAGATTTTACTCAAACTTTTGAAATTAAAGTAGTTGATGTATTGAACGAGATTTCAAACTTGGAGCTTTCAAACACATCAATTGAAGAGCTTTTACCTAGCCCTACTTTTATAGGGACACTTACCGCCCAAGATTTACATGGTGAGGTCATTAGCTATTTTTTGCCAGCCGATGAAACCGAGTTTACTATTGTTGAAGATAGTCTATTTACCAACCAGACTTTTGAGTTTGCCCAACAAAACACATACGAAATAGAAATAGGGGCAACTGCCCCTACAGCTGATACCTTACTTCAAAATTTTGAAATTCAAATCGTTGAAGTTCCTAATGAAATTTTAAATATTACCCTGTCTAACACAGTTATTACTGAGTTTTTACAAGCTCCGGTATTTGTAGGTAGATTCTCGGCAGACGATATACAAGGCGAAGAAATTAGCTTTTATTTACCTGATGGTCAAGATGACTTTGTTCTTGTAGGAGATAGCCTTTTCACAAACAAGACTTTTATCCATTCTCAGCGAAATACGTATGAGATTGAGGTGAGGGTAGAGGCAATAAAAGCTAATCCTGTAACCCAATCTTTTGAAATTCAAGTAGAAAACATCATCAATGCTCCTGAAGATATTTTGCTCTCAGAAAGCTCAGCTGATGAGTTTCAACCAGAAGGCACGCTGGTAGCTTCGCTAGCTGTTATTGATCCCGATAGCCTTGATGTGTATGAGTTTACTTTATTAGAAGGTAATGGTGATTTTTACATTGAAAACGGTCAGCTTTTTACTGCAAGAAGTTTTAACTATAGAGCTGAGAATCCAATTGCTATAAAAATAGCTGTAGTAGATCAAGATTCTGCACGCTTCGAAAAAGCTTTTTCTATTTATATTAATGATGTTCCTGATGCCCCAACTGATATTGTTTTAAGCAATAATGAAATTGTTGAAGGTTCTCCTTCAGGTACTTTGGTGGGAGAATTTACTTCTATCGATTCCGATAGCCTCGATCAGCATAACTATTACTTAGTAGCTGGAGAGGGAAGTGAAGACAATGTGAGTTTTTACATTGAAGAAAACAGGTTGTATTCAGTTTTTGATGCTGATTTCGATGAGCAATCTAGCTATAATATCAGGGTAGAAAGTAGGGACTTGAACGGTGACCGTTTCAAGAAAAATCTAACAATTGAGGTGCTCAACCAGATAAATGCTCCTTCCAATATCACGTTGAAGCTTTTCCAGATAGTGTATGAAAATGTAGCTGAAAACAGTTTTTTGGGCAGGTTGGTTGCAGAAGATATAGATATAAATGATACTCATAGTTTTGAATTGCTAGAAGGATCAAATGATAATTATGCTTTTAGGCTTCAAAATGATACGTTAATAAACATTGTCACTTTTGAATATGCAGTTCAAAGTAGTTATACACTAGATGTAAAAGTAACGGATGAGGATGGTGAGATCTTCCAAAAACAAGTCGTTTTCACGATTGAAAAGATAAACGATGGAGGTTCTGGTGAATATGTTGGAGGTGGCAACATGGACGAAACTAATAGTGTGAATGTAGAGATGTCAGATTTAGATGGTGATGGAGATCTGGATGTAGTAGTGGGAAATAAGGTGCAGAGCAGCGAGGTTTACTTGAACGACGGACGTGGAAATTTGGAAAGAACTTCTCAAGAGTTCGAATCTACTCCATTATACGGAATGAGGTTGGCCGATTTAGATGGCGATGGCTTTGACGATATTATTTTCTCCAATTGGGGAGTCGATCATACTATTTGGTTCAATGATGGAACAGGTTTTTTCACCAAAAGCCCACAAGTGTTAGATAAAAGCTATGCACTTACCATTACCCCAGGAGACTTTGATCAAGACGGAGATGTCGATTTAATAGTTGCCAACTATACCGAGAAGAACAAAATCTGGCTGAACAACGGGGATGGTACTTTTGTGTTCGACAGAGACTTTAGCGAGACGCTTACCTATAGTTTGGAAGAAGGCGATTTGGATGGTGATGGCGATTTGGACTTGGTGGAGTTGATGTATGGTGGTCAAGATAAAATTTGGATCAACGATGGTGCAGGTAACTTTGAGCTAAAAGAAGTTTTAGTTACAGGTGTAAATGCCTATGCAGGATCTTTAGGCGATCTAGATGGCGACGGTGATTTAGATTTGGCACTTTCTAACCCTTCTGGCGGAAACGCAATCTTTTTGAATGATGGAACAGGCGGGTTTTCCGATACAGGAGCAAGGCTTAGCACAATAGCATCCTACTCTGTTTCTCTTGGTGATATCGATAATGATGGTGATTTGGATTTGTTCTGTGCGAACAGGTTCAATCCGGTTACAGTTTGGGCTAACGATGGTCAAGCTGCTTTCACAAAAACTAACCAAGAACTTGGTAATGCAGACTCAAGGCAAGTTGCCGTGGGAACACTAGATCCCGATAACGATATTGACGCATTCATTGCTAATACTGGGGCAGCAAATACAGTTTGGTTAAACAATAGTACGCCTACTGGTATCCAAATTTCTGGGTTTTCTGTAGAAGAAAATGCTTCAGAAGGGACTTTTGTTGCGGCTCTTACAGGCATTGATGCAGATGTATGGGATAGTTTGCAAATTACGATGGTAAGTGGGGCTGGTAGCGAAGGAAATGGGTATTTCCTATTGAAAAATGATACATTGGTAGTGAGCTCAACTATAGACTTTGAACAAACGCCGACCTTGCCTATCCGATTGAGAGTGACTGATAAAGCAGGAGATTTTGTTGAGAATACCTTTACAATAGAAGTGCTTGATGTAGAAGAAAGACCATCTTTCTCAGACATATCTAATCAATCTTTTGCATATTCAACAGATTCTATAGAAGTGTTGGTAGAAGGAGTAGAAAGCCCTGCGGGAGTGCCTTTGACCTTTGAAGTATCAGCTACTGATAACATGTTAGTAGAAAGTATTGGAATTGATTACGAAAATCCTGCAGAACAGGCGAAAATCAATATAGTAACTCGCTCAGGGGAGTTTGGGTCTTCCATTGTTCAAGTAATCGTAAAAACAGAGGATGGATCGCATGAGTTTACCCGCCAGTTTCAGCTCGAAGTATCAGCCCCAAGTATTGCTACTACAGGCATGGAAAGTTGCGGCACTTCTGAACTTACCCTGTCAGCATCTGGAGCAATCAACTATTTCTGGTTTGCCTCAGAAGAAGCTGCAAATAGGGAACACGAAGGAGCTTCATTAACCTCTACATTTAGCTCGACTACTACTTATTACATAGCTGCCGTTTCCCCAAGTGGAAGCCTGGCAGACGAAAGAACAGAGGTGACCGCAGTGATCAATCCATTGCCTGTACCAGTAATTACAGCAGTAGATAGTCTACTTTCGGCGCAAGAAGGGTTTACTTCTTACCAATGGTATAAAGGTGCTGAGCTTATTGAAAATGCAACGACGAGCAGCTATATGGCAACAGAAAACGGAAGCTATTCGGTAGAAGTAACCAATGCATTGGGATGTGCCGCCATTTCCGATTCAATAGTCTACTCAAAGCCAGAGCTTGAAGGAGAAGATACGGAGGAAGAGGAGCCTGAAGAAGTTGAAGAACCAGAAGAGGTTGAAGACGAAGTAGAAGAGGTTGATGAGGAGGGAACAGAAGAAGGTGGCGAAGAAGAAACTGAGGAAGAAGTGACTGAACAAAAGCCAGTAAATTGGTATGATATCATTAAAGAAATTAAGCTATATCCTAATCCAACTAGACGCTGGTTGCACGTGGTTTTGAGTAGGAAATTTGAAAGGACAATTATTAGAATTTATAATACATCAGGTTTCCAAGTGCTAGAGACTACGCCTGAAGCAATGGAAGTGGATATAGATGTTTCCAATTTGAAAACAGGTTTGTATTTCTTGAAAACTGTTAGCCCAGAAGGTCAGCAAACCAAAAGGTTCATCAAACGATAAAGAGTAGTTTTTCATAGTTTTGTTTGTTTTTTAACTGGAGAATGCTGGTACAAAAGCTTCTCCAGTTTTTTTTACGTCTTTTTTGGATATTTTCTTTTTTCTGACCAAAGCTTTTTTATGGTTTTTAATAAACTTTTTCCCCTCTTCGTAACCAATATCATGGAGCTCTTGGAACTTAGAAAAATCCATTACGCTGTAGGCTTTATCAAGAACGGGTTCCACTATATAGTCGCACTGTTGAATATTGGGTACGACATTTTGGTGGACAGCAAGG
It encodes:
- a CDS encoding PfkB family carbohydrate kinase; its protein translation is MDLNNTFSNFNNLKALVIGDVMVDSYVWGKVNRISPEAPVPIVHVTRRDTRLGGAANVALNVKALGAEPLLCAVVGDDAEGDGFCGILEKKGISQEGIIRQKDRITTVKHRIISASQHILRIDTETDKGISSETAEKIIAFVQKKIEEVGVIIFEDYDKGLLNEETIARIIKIAKVNGVPTVVDPKKKNFLSYAGCSLFKPNLKELKEGIKHEFESGDIEALGDAVKKLKTKMDIGAALITLSEYGVFITNFDETHHIPAHKREIADVSGAGDTVVSIAALCLAAGLPLDKVAGIANLGGGLVCEHLGVVPIEKERLLQEALKLK
- a CDS encoding pyridoxal phosphate-dependent aminotransferase; the encoded protein is MKKDILSERLQAMEESATLAMAVKARELQAKGVDVIKLNLGEPDFQTPDHIKDAAKKAMDDGFTSYPPVAGFPDLREAICEKLKRDNQLDYAPNEIVVSTGAKQSLANVLLSLVKKGEEVIIFTPYWVTYIEQVKLAEGVPVILKGTIENDFKVTAEQLEQAITPKTKAIMFSSPCNPTGTVFEKEELAAIAEVVLKHEDLFVIADEIYEYITFGGKHESIAVFEGMKERTALINGLSKGYAMTGWRLGYMAAPAWLAAACNKMQGQITSGTSTITQKAGIAALTGTQEPTKKMRDAYLRRRDLVKGLLDDIEGFKTNLPKGAFYFFPDISYFFGKSFEGNVINDSYDFSMFLLNVAHVSIVDGGSFGEPSCIRISFAASDENLVAAIDRIKTAVGKLA
- a CDS encoding FG-GAP-like repeat-containing protein, with protein sequence MSKLLTTNFILTLLISVFIQSKALAEIADDHSSPKVEKLKLTSMCSAEPSETRRWRIKNPNDYDIKVAWWVFGTLQFDTLNIAPGETFLETNTVWGFNTLILRWKNGDRKWDQTVSISCAIQCESEDNQIYISNDTISEKQPIGTMVAELSMESGSLEEYYFELEDTVLDNSFFTLDGNVLKSNSIFDVLQNPTFKIQVKSTRLSDSEDFTQTFEIKVVDVLNEISNLELSNTSIEELLPSPTFIGTLTAQDLHGEVISYFLPADETEFTIVEDSLFTNQTFEFAQQNTYEIEIGATAPTADTLLQNFEIQIVEVPNEILNITLSNTVITEFLQAPVFVGRFSADDIQGEEISFYLPDGQDDFVLVGDSLFTNKTFIHSQRNTYEIEVRVEAIKANPVTQSFEIQVENIINAPEDILLSESSADEFQPEGTLVASLAVIDPDSLDVYEFTLLEGNGDFYIENGQLFTARSFNYRAENPIAIKIAVVDQDSARFEKAFSIYINDVPDAPTDIVLSNNEIVEGSPSGTLVGEFTSIDSDSLDQHNYYLVAGEGSEDNVSFYIEENRLYSVFDADFDEQSSYNIRVESRDLNGDRFKKNLTIEVLNQINAPSNITLKLFQIVYENVAENSFLGRLVAEDIDINDTHSFELLEGSNDNYAFRLQNDTLINIVTFEYAVQSSYTLDVKVTDEDGEIFQKQVVFTIEKINDGGSGEYVGGGNMDETNSVNVEMSDLDGDGDLDVVVGNKVQSSEVYLNDGRGNLERTSQEFESTPLYGMRLADLDGDGFDDIIFSNWGVDHTIWFNDGTGFFTKSPQVLDKSYALTITPGDFDQDGDVDLIVANYTEKNKIWLNNGDGTFVFDRDFSETLTYSLEEGDLDGDGDLDLVELMYGGQDKIWINDGAGNFELKEVLVTGVNAYAGSLGDLDGDGDLDLALSNPSGGNAIFLNDGTGGFSDTGARLSTIASYSVSLGDIDNDGDLDLFCANRFNPVTVWANDGQAAFTKTNQELGNADSRQVAVGTLDPDNDIDAFIANTGAANTVWLNNSTPTGIQISGFSVEENASEGTFVAALTGIDADVWDSLQITMVSGAGSEGNGYFLLKNDTLVVSSTIDFEQTPTLPIRLRVTDKAGDFVENTFTIEVLDVEERPSFSDISNQSFAYSTDSIEVLVEGVESPAGVPLTFEVSATDNMLVESIGIDYENPAEQAKINIVTRSGEFGSSIVQVIVKTEDGSHEFTRQFQLEVSAPSIATTGMESCGTSELTLSASGAINYFWFASEEAANREHEGASLTSTFSSTTTYYIAAVSPSGSLADERTEVTAVINPLPVPVITAVDSLLSAQEGFTSYQWYKGAELIENATTSSYMATENGSYSVEVTNALGCAAISDSIVYSKPELEGEDTEEEEPEEVEEPEEVEDEVEEVDEEGTEEGGEEETEEEVTEQKPVNWYDIIKEIKLYPNPTRRWLHVVLSRKFERTIIRIYNTSGFQVLETTPEAMEVDIDVSNLKTGLYFLKTVSPEGQQTKRFIKR